The Paenibacillus dendritiformis region TCCTTTCCGCTGGCATTTTTCAAGCTTCCTTCCCCTGCTGACGTCGAGGGACGGAACATATCAAAAAAATGAAGCTAACGCGCTGCACCTAATGTCTGAGTGAGTGGGAAAATGCTTATAAGGAGGACATATATGCTTATTCCTGACCGGCGGGGATAGCGCCTGTAAGGACGCAGTACATATGCTCTTTCCTGAACTGTAGGGATACTGGCTATAAGGGATGCAGTACATATGCTCTTCCCTGAACTGTGGGGATACTGGCTATAAGGGATGCAGTACATATGCTCTTTCCTGAACTGTGGGGATACTGGCTATAAGGACGCAGTACATATGCTCTTTCCTGATCTGTGGGGATACTGGTTATAAGGGACGCAGTACATATGCTCTTTCCTCAACTGTGGGGATATTGCTAAAAGGGTCTCGCATACAGATCCCATCACAATAAATAACGGACGGCACGCCGCCCCCCACGTATATACATCATGTTAAAAACACCGCTGTCCGATACAACGGTGTTTCTCGCCGAAAACGATGCTCTTCTGTTATGGCTGCATGTAGCGGCTTGCGATAAGCTTCCTTACTCCCTAACCGGCTGCAGGCCGCACAGCGTCTCCATCATCTCCCGGAAGGAATTGAACAGTTCTCTCTCCCAAGGCTGCACCCGTTCCCGAATTCGGCTCTGTTCCTCCCCCAATTCATGCAAATGGTCATGCAGAAACCAGACGACAGGATAATCCCCGTTGTCATCGTTCCGGGTCATGTCGAAGCAGACCGGCCCCTGACTGTCTTCTGCTTCCGTAAAGGGAAGGTAACCGGCCGCGAGCAGCGGTTCCCATGCCTGGATAATATCCCGATAGCGGGTCAGCCTGTCCTGGGAGGACATCGGAGGCAGCTCAATGAACTGGCAATCTCCCCTGTGCCCCGTCTCATCCTCAACATTTTTAAAATGCAAATCAACATAATGATAGGTACGGAACAGAGCTCTCATCAATGGCGGAAAAGAGATGGAGAATTCGTTCTCCAGTTCCTCAATCTCCTCTTCAGTAATGGAAGAGGGGATGCATTTCCAACATACCCAGCCATCCTCGTCCATGTCGCCGACTCTCATCTCCGCGGGAACCCCTTCGGCTACCGACTGGAACAACACCGGATGCACATGCGCGAGATGCAGGTCCAACTGCCTTCTGATAAAATCGATATCCTCCTTCATTAGAAACATGTCTCCTTCCTCACCTGCTAGATTATGTCTATTATTATAGTAGCTGTGTCCAAAGACAACAAACCCAGCGCCGTATGGCACTGGGTCTGCCCGTTCATTCCTTCGTCAGGGACGGACGGCTTCCACTTGATCGATAAGAAGCTTATCCGCCAAAATCGTTACCGTTTCCTCAACCTGTACCTCTATCAGTTCTTCCAGGCTGTCGCTATACTGTCCGGAGATATGAATCCGATAGCGCCCGTCCGCCTCTGTCTTGCTGGACTTCAAGCCGAAATGAATCGAGGACAGAACGCCGAATGATTCCTGCTCTTTGAAGGAGTAGTTCCCTTCAGAGCCTGCTTGGAAATACGAATCGAACAAGCGATTGGCCTGCTCTTTGCTGTAATAGCGGCCTAGCGCAGACAGGAAAGCTTGTTTGTCCTCTTCATTCAGGATCAGGCGCTGCGAGTAGCGAAGCAGTCCGTTCGTCCACGTCTCCACATCGCGCAGCCATAGAAAAAGCGGGATAGCGGAACTGTGTTCCAGCGTCTCCTTCGTCAACGGCGGGGGCGCGGTCTCCTCCATCACCTGCAGGACCGTCTGAACCGTTACCTTCTTGCCCTCCTTCCCCGAAGAAGAAGGCGACGTGCATGCTGTTAATAACAAGATGACGGAGATGAGTGCCAGCACAGTTTTTTTCATCGGTTAACTCCTCTGTGTGTAATAGGTTCCATAGCGTATCGCTATTCTAGCGGAATTCCCTTCGATAACCGCTCGTCAGCGGTCATGTTCAGAATCTCCTCCACACTATAGAAGATGTCATCCAGCAAATCATTGACATGCTCCGGGTCTGTCTCTCCAAGCTCAATTGATTTCGGGACTTTGCCGGCATGTTCAGGAAAGAAATTCGTGATGGGATTGACCGGATTGGAGGAATTGTCTGTTTTGCAAACGCCCGTACATTTTCTTGTCTCGAAATGAAGGTGAACTCCCGTCGCATCTCCCGTCTTACCCATATACCCGAGCGTGGCCCCTTTTCCTACCTTCTGGTTGGAAGACACGGCAGGCGTCTTATTCATATGAGCGTAGCGGGATTGATAGTTGGCCCTGTTGATGACATGATGAACGTAGACGACCCAGCCATAGCTGTTGGACCAGCCTGATCGGGCTACGGTACCGCCATAGAAGGCGACGATCCGATCGCCGGCAACGCCGGCCTTCTTCGCCCCAATGTCGATTCCTTTGTGCGTGCTGCTTTTGAAGCCTTGGGTGATTCGCGTGGAGTCAGGTACGGGCCAGGTGTATTTACTGTTAGCGGAAGCAATCGTGGAGAGCGAGGCAATGCATAAAGCAACTACGGATAACATCGTTACCAACCTCTTCATTACTCCAATCATCCCCTTTTTTAGGTAAATACACTTTAACCATAACATAATTTTTCCGCTTGTAAATATATGTAATTATTAACATTTGGTGTTCGGACAGAACCACGACGATGTCACAGCCCCATAAAAAAACAGACCGCCATATGGACAGTCTGCCGTGAGCGAAGCGAGAATTTTTCCGCTGTAACGGTTATTGATGACGATGTCTATTCGATAAGATTCTGCAAATGATGCAGAATAAACGTAAAATAAGCCGGCTCATGGGGGACGATATCGGTCATTGTCAGCTTGATCCCCGTCCCGCGTTCGCCATGTCCCCGACTGAACTCCTCTGCGGGAGCGGAGTCCGCTTCGCCGAGGCAAAGCTTGCGGAATGCTTCCGCTTCGAGCCGGACGATGGAGTCGACCTCATCTTCCTGCAGGCGAAAATCGGAGATTGCTCCATTATGCCGATAGAAAAAGACATGGCAGAACTCATTATCGATCATGTCCGGCTGCAAGATGGAGTCGGCGATTACGCCGGCATAAACCAGCCTCCCCGGTTCCGGTTCGATGCCCAACTCCTCGCGCAGCTCCCGCACGCCGTCCTGCGGCGTCTCCCCCGCTTCCAGATGGCCTGCCGACGTAATATCCAGCATGCCAGGATAATCCTTCTTATGTACATATCTGCGCTGCAACAACAGATAGGCCGTACCCTGCTCCTCCATCCACACCCAGCAGTGGAACGTCTGATGCCATAGCCCCTCGGCATGAACCTCATCTCTTGTCCTCACGCCGGCCGGCTTCATGGCGTCCGTAAACGTGTCAATATACTCTATGTCTTCCGGCTTGCTCTTCTGCATTGGGGTTCGCGCTCCGTCCTGCATATCATATGCAATAAGCCAGCAATCGCGCATCTCGCCCTCATGGTATTCATGCTTCGGCAGCAGGGCCAGCTTGCGGAAGCCGCATATCTCATATACATGGAGCGCGCGCTCATTCCACGTCTGCGGATCCATCATGATCCGGACCGCTTGATGTTGCGCGATCAAGTAATTCACCATCGTCTTAATCAGCTTCGTGCCGATGCCCCTGCCCCAATAGGCGGTCTCCCCGATAAATTGATCCATGCCGAACACACGGTTCATCGGTGCCTTGATGCCGTATTGGGCTTGATCCTCATGCGACAGCGGGTAGAACTGGAGATATCCGATCGCCTGTCCCTCGTACAGAATAATGCAAGGTGTTATCTCCTCCTGCCGGTCATAGAAATGCTTCCTTACCATCTCCATGTCATGCGGGCGATCCCGGCCTTCGTAATAACGGAGAACCTCCGGATCCGACAGCCAGCGGACGAGCAAGGAAGCATCGGCAGCCTGCAGCCTTCGAACCCGCCAGCTTACCGCTCTCGAACATGGGTCATCTTCCCTTCCTCCGCTTGCAGACCGCGATCACGTCCCGCGATTGGCCTTGACTCAGACTCGTATCGAAGCAGGACACCAGCTCCCATCCGTCCAGTCCGAGCCGGTTCAGTTCCTCCTCGAATTCCTGTTCGTCAACCTTTCCTCCCAGAAATCCTCCAGTTTTAATCTTGAGCGTCTTATATTCCCATTGTTCCATACTTTCTCCTCCTTGGGGCTAGCAATCTTCACTCCATTCTATCTTACGTCCGGACGATCGCTTCTGTCCATGCCCGCCGCTCGATCTCCCGGACCGTCTCTTCCGGCGTCAGGTCGGACGTATCCAGCCACATGCCGACCTGAGGCGAATCCTGGCGCAGAATGCGATCGAGCGCTTCCACGGTCCATATGCCATAGCCTTGCTTGGAGCGGGACGACTCCCTTGCCGCCACGACTTCCGCCCGCGGGCAGAGCACGACCACATATAACGGCCGCGTATTGACGAATTCAATAAATGTGCTTAATTCGGGACCGACGATGACATCCTGCACAACCGTGCTGAATCCCGCCTCGATGTAAGCATCAGCAGCCGCAGCCGCCATGCGGTAGCGCAGATGAAGCTGACGGAGCGCTTCGTCCGATGGCTCGGGAAGCATCTCTTCCCGGCCGCTCACGATCATGCGGCGGAAGATGTCGCCGCGGACATGAACGCCTCGCTCGAACCGTTCGGCAAGCATCTGTGCGACCGTAGATTTGCCTGATGCCATAATGCCTGTAATGAGGAATAGGCTTGGATGCGTCGGTACAGCAATCGGATTCGGGTTCATCATAAACCTCCTGCGTAGGGAATGGTTATCTGCTGAATGATAATGAAACATCTGGATACACTACCTCCAACGACTTGGATCAGTTGATGCGGTGGAGGCAGAAATGAAGCATTCAGTACCAAGCTATCGATATCGGGCCCTTATTATTGCTATGGCGGTCGTCCTTCTGAGTCTGACTGCGGGGATACATCATATCT contains the following coding sequences:
- a CDS encoding SMI1/KNR4 family protein, whose protein sequence is MKEDIDFIRRQLDLHLAHVHPVLFQSVAEGVPAEMRVGDMDEDGWVCWKCIPSSITEEEIEELENEFSISFPPLMRALFRTYHYVDLHFKNVEDETGHRGDCQFIELPPMSSQDRLTRYRDIIQAWEPLLAAGYLPFTEAEDSQGPVCFDMTRNDDNGDYPVVWFLHDHLHELGEEQSRIRERVQPWERELFNSFREMMETLCGLQPVRE
- a CDS encoding M23 family metallopeptidase; its protein translation is MLSVVALCIASLSTIASANSKYTWPVPDSTRITQGFKSSTHKGIDIGAKKAGVAGDRIVAFYGGTVARSGWSNSYGWVVYVHHVINRANYQSRYAHMNKTPAVSSNQKVGKGATLGYMGKTGDATGVHLHFETRKCTGVCKTDNSSNPVNPITNFFPEHAGKVPKSIELGETDPEHVNDLLDDIFYSVEEILNMTADERLSKGIPLE
- a CDS encoding GNAT family N-acetyltransferase, whose protein sequence is MLVRWLSDPEVLRYYEGRDRPHDMEMVRKHFYDRQEEITPCIILYEGQAIGYLQFYPLSHEDQAQYGIKAPMNRVFGMDQFIGETAYWGRGIGTKLIKTMVNYLIAQHQAVRIMMDPQTWNERALHVYEICGFRKLALLPKHEYHEGEMRDCWLIAYDMQDGARTPMQKSKPEDIEYIDTFTDAMKPAGVRTRDEVHAEGLWHQTFHCWVWMEEQGTAYLLLQRRYVHKKDYPGMLDITSAGHLEAGETPQDGVRELREELGIEPEPGRLVYAGVIADSILQPDMIDNEFCHVFFYRHNGAISDFRLQEDEVDSIVRLEAEAFRKLCLGEADSAPAEEFSRGHGERGTGIKLTMTDIVPHEPAYFTFILHHLQNLIE
- a CDS encoding DUF4177 domain-containing protein translates to MEQWEYKTLKIKTGGFLGGKVDEQEFEEELNRLGLDGWELVSCFDTSLSQGQSRDVIAVCKRRKGR
- a CDS encoding AAA family ATPase; the protein is MNPNPIAVPTHPSLFLITGIMASGKSTVAQMLAERFERGVHVRGDIFRRMIVSGREEMLPEPSDEALRQLHLRYRMAAAAADAYIEAGFSTVVQDVIVGPELSTFIEFVNTRPLYVVVLCPRAEVVAARESSRSKQGYGIWTVEALDRILRQDSPQVGMWLDTSDLTPEETVREIERRAWTEAIVRT